From Gallus gallus isolate bGalGal1 chromosome 14, bGalGal1.mat.broiler.GRCg7b, whole genome shotgun sequence, one genomic window encodes:
- the UBFD1 gene encoding ubiquitin domain-containing protein UBFD1 yields MAATPSAAAEGAAEPGMEAEALGCGGEGGSPRGEGCRAAPPGAVSNGSDAESGQELVELRVIWNKNKYDVKFRLDSTGADLKQKIHSLTGLPPAMQKVMFKGLLPEEKTLREIKVTNGAKIMVVGSTINDVLAVNTPKDAAQQEGKAEESKKEPLCRQKQHRKVLDKGKPDDVMPSIKGVQEHLPAVPLSGMYNKSGGKVRLTFKLEQDQLWIGTKERTEKLPMASIKNVVSEPIEGHEDYHMMAFQLGPTEASYYWVYWVPNQYVDAIKDTVLGKWQYF; encoded by the exons ATGGCCGCCaccccctccgccgccgccgaaG GTGCCGCGGAGCCGGGCATGGAGGCCGAGGCGCTGGGCTGCGGCGGGGAGGGCGGCTCGCCGCGGGGCGAGGGGtgccgggccgcgccgccgggCGCCGTCAGCAACGGCAGCGACGCGGAGAGCGGGCAGGAGCTGGTGGAGCTGCGGGTGATCTGGAACAAGAACAAGTACGACGTGAAGTTCCGCCTGGACAGCACGGGCGCCGACCTGAAGCAGAAGATCCACTCGCTGACAG GCCTGCCGCCCGCCATGCAGAAGGTGATGTTCAAGGGGCTGCTGCCCGAGGAGAAGACGCTGCGAGAGATCAAAGTCACCAACGGTGCCAAGATCATGGTGGTGGGCTCCACCATCAACGACGTGCTGGCTGTCAACACGCCCAAGGATGCGGCGCAGCAAGAGGGGAAGGCGGAGGAGAGCAAGAAGGAGCcgctctgcaggcagaag CAACACAGAAAAGTATTGGATAAAGGAAAACCTGACGATGTGATGCCTTCCATTAAAGGTGTTCAG GAACACCTACCAGCTGTGCCATTATCTGGCATGTACAACAAATCAGGGGGGAAAGTAAGATTGACCTTTAAACTCGAGCAAGACCAGCTATGGATTGGTACAAAAG agagaacagaaaagttACCCATGGCATCCATTAAAAATGTGGTGAGTGAACCTATTGAAGGACATGAGGATTATCACATGATG GCATTTCAGCTGGGCCCAACAGAAGCGTCTTACTACTGGGTCTATTGGGTACCAAATCAATATGTTGATGCAATCAAAGACACGGTGCTGGGAAAATGGcagtatttttga
- the ERN2 gene encoding serine/threonine-protein kinase/endoribonuclease IRE2 precursor, producing the protein MGGPAALLPALLLFLAPLLAPPAQCLKDSAVTVPETLLFISTLDGNLHAVSKSTGDVRWTLKDDPILQVPVYVAEPAFLPDPNDGSLYILGGKKKEGLMKLPFTIPELVQSSPCRSSDGVLYTGKKQDTWFIVDPKSGEKQTTLSTEAWDGVCPSSPLLYIGRTQYVITMYDTKTRELRWNATYSDYSAPLYEESYPYKMSHFASSGDGLVVTLDKESGEVLWAQNYGSPVVGIYVWHQDSLRRIPHLNLAMETLRYLTFHSQDIHLARWGHQSMKDFTATKTQLLPALYVGKHAASFYALTSLVHGSVALVPQGITLARIDGPTTDDVTMRESGECEITPSTDVKYPQGSITALHNQWLLIGHHELPPVVHTTMLRAFPENLRKATETIIPRSSPARSVFDDFLAPSSAEELALRGSEGHVPPEPGHREQTEVYPDSGDWDLLLAAVGTALLGGGVLLLLIMKLQKQHEVQQQQLEKQIQLLQQQRQEMLLPHRSSGEGILAAPEQPVGSRGSAPGQEPGSGPAAPTELVNGTVSMKPAVSAEAEPDMVVVGKVSFNPKDVLGHGAGGTFVFRGQFEGRNVAVKRLLPECFHLVDREVRLLQESDEHPHVVRYFCTEKDRQFHYIAIELCSATLQEYVESPSFDRHSLDPVSVLHQTTSGLAHLHSLNIVHRDLKPCNILISVPNSRGQIRAVISDFGLCKKLQGGRHSFSLRSGIPGTEGWIAPEVLQEAPKENPTCAVDIFSAGCVFYYVVSGGQHPFGDSLRRQANILAGACQLPCLEEDVHDKIVAKELITSMLSSEPQKRPSAPAVLMHPFFWSAEKQLHFFQDVSDRVEKEPAEGALVAALEAGSRAVVRTNWRMHISLPLQMDLRKFRTYKGSSVRDLLRAMRNKKHHYHELPAEVREALGSVPDGFVQYFTSRFPRLLLHTHSAMQLCAHERLFRPYYSPELGGTGR; encoded by the exons AtgggcggccccgccgcgctgctCCCCGCGCTGCTGCTGTTCCTCGCGCCGCTCCTCGCGCCGCCCGCACAG TGTCTCAAAGATAGCGCTGTGACTGTCCCAGAAACTCTGCTTTTCATATCCACGCTGGATGGAAACCTCCACGCAGTCAGTAAGAGCACTGGAGACGTCAGGTGGACCCTGAAGGACG ATCCCATTCTACAGGTGCCGGTCTACGTCGCAGA ACCAGCGTTTCTGCCAGACCCTAACGATGGCAGCCTATACATcctgggagggaagaaaaaagaaggcttGATG AAGCTGCCGTTCACCATCCCGGAGCTGGTCCAGTCGTCACCATGCCGCAGCTCGGACGGGGTGCTCTACACGG GGAAGAAGCAGGACACCTGGTTCATTGTGGACCCCAAGTCAGGGGAGAAGCAGACCACGCTCTCAACAGAGGCCTGGGATGGGGTGTGCCCCTCCAGCCCACTGCTCTACATCGGCCGCACCC AGTACGTCATCACCATGTATGACACCAAGACGAGGGAGCTGCGCTGGAACGCCACCTACTCTGACTACTCGGCACCGCTCTACGAGGAGTCCTACCCCTACA AAATGTCTCACTTTGCCTCCAGcggggatgggctggtggtgACGCTGGACAAGGAGAGCGGAGAggtgctgtgggcacagaaCTATGGCTCACCCGTGGTCGGCATCTACGTGTGGCACCAGGACAGCCTGCGGCGCATCCCCCACCTCAACCTGGCCATGGAGACGCTGCGCTACCTGACCTTCCACTCGCAGGACATCCACCTCGCCCGCTGGGGCCACCAGAGCATGAAGGACTTCACGGCCACCAAGACCCAGCTGCT GCCAGCGCTGTACGTGGGGAAGCACGCAGCCAGCTTCTATGCCCTGACCTCCCTGGTGCACGGCAGCGTGGCGCTGGTG CCGCAGGGCATCACACTGGCCAGGATCGATGGCCCCACCACAGATGACGTGACCATGAGAGAGTCGGGAGAGTGTGAGATCACCCCCAGCACCGATGTCAAGTACCCACAGGGCAGCATCACCGCACTGCACAACCAGTGGCTGCTGATAG GGCACCATGAGCTGCCTCCTGTGGTGCACACCACCATGCTCAGAGCCTTCCCTGAGAACCTGAGGAAGGCGACAGAAACCATCATTCCTCGCAGCTCTCCTGCCAGGAGTGTGTTTGATGAT TTCCTGGCCCCCAGCAGTGCGGAGGAGCTGGCTCTGCGGGGCAGCGAGGGGCACGTCCCACCTGAGCCTGGCCACAGGGAGCAAACAGAGGTGTACCCGGATTCTGGCGACTGggacctgctgctggctgctgtcgGCACAGCGCTGCTGGGTGGTGGggtcctgctgctcctcatCATG aagctgcagaagcagcacgaggtgcagcagcagcagctggagaaacAGATTCAGCTCTTGCAGCAGCAACGGCAGGAGATGCTGCTCCCACATCGCAGCTCCGGTGAGGGCATCCTTGCAGCACCCGAGCAGCCAGTGGGGAGCAGAGGAAGTGCACCTGGGCAGGAGCCAGGCTCTGGTCCTGCTGCCCCCACGGAGCTGGTGAATGGGACGGTGAGCATGAAGCCAGCAGTGTCTGCAG AAGCGGAGCCTGACATGGTTGTCGTTGGGAAAGTTTCCTTTAACCCCAAGGATGTGCTGGGCCACGGAGCGGGAGGGACCTTCGTCTTCAG GGGGCAGTTTGAAGGCCGGAACGTGGCTGTGAAGCGCCTTCTGCCTGAGTGCTTCCACCTCGTGGACCGGGAGGTGCGGCTGCTGCAGGAGTCAGACGAGCACCCCCACGTCGTGCGCTACTTCTGCACCGAGAAGGACAGGCAGTTCCACTACATCGCCATTGAGCTCTGCTCCGCCACGCTGCAGGAG TACGTGGAGAGCCCTAGCTTCGATCGGCACAGCCTGGACCCGGTGTCTGTCCTGCACCAGACCACGTCGGGGCTGGCACACTTACACTCGCTCAACATTG TTCATCGCGACCTGAAGCCCTGCAACATCCTCATCTCCGTCCCCAACAGCCGTGGACAGATCCGAGCCGTCATCTCTGACTTCGGGCTGTGCAAGAAGCTGCAGGGCGGGCGGCACAGCTTCAGTCTGCGCTCTGGCATCCCTGGCACCGAGGGCTGGATCGCACCcgaggtgctgcaggaggcaccGAAGGAGAACCCC ACCTGCGCCGTGGACATCTTCTCTGCCGGCTGCGTTTTCTACTACGTGGTGTCGGGAGGACAGCACCCCTTTGGGGACAGCCTGCGGCGCCAGGCCAACATCCTGGCAGGTGCCTGCCAGCTGCCCTGCCTGGAGGAGGATGTGCATG ACAAGATCGTGGCCAAGGAGCTGATCACGTCTATGCTCAGCAGTGAACCCCAGAAGCGCCCCTCAGCGCCCGCTGTCCTCATGCATCCCTTCTTCTGGAGCGCAGAGAAGCAGCTGCATTTCTTCCAG GATGTCAGTGACCGCGTGGAGAAGGAGCCGGCCGAGGGGGCCCTGGTGGCAGCGTTGGAGGCAGGCAGCCGTGCCGTGGTGAGGACAAACTGGAGGATGCACATCTCCCTGCCGCTGCAGATGG ACCTGCGCAAGTTCCGCACCTACAAGGGCAGCTCAGTGCGTGACCTGCTGCGCGCCATGAGGAACAAG AAGCACCACTACCACGAGCTGCCCGCTGAGGTCCGTGAGGCGCTGGGCTCCGTCCCCGACGGCTTCGTGCAGTACTTCACCTCCCGCTTCCcccggctgctgctgcacacacacagcgcCATGCAGCTCTGCGCCCACGAGCGGCTCTTCCGCCCCTACtacagccctgagctggggggcacagggaggtgA
- the ERN2 gene encoding serine/threonine-protein kinase/endoribonuclease IRE2 isoform X1: protein MGGPAALLPALLLFLAPLLAPPAQCLKDSAVTVPETLLFISTLDGNLHAVSKSTGDVRWTLKDDPILQVPVYVAEPAFLPDPNDGSLYILGGKKKEGLMKLPFTIPELVQSSPCRSSDGVLYTGKKQDTWFIVDPKSGEKQTTLSTEAWDGVCPSSPLLYIGRTQYVITMYDTKTRELRWNATYSDYSAPLYEESYPYKMSHFASSGDGLVVTLDKESGEVLWAQNYGSPVVGIYVWHQDSLRRIPHLNLAMETLRYLTFHSQDIHLARWGHQSMKDFTATKTQLLPALYVGKHAASFYALTSLVHGSVALVPQGITLARIDGPTTDDVTMRESGECEITPSTDVKYPQGSITALHNQWLLIGHHELPPVVHTTMLRAFPENLRKATETIIPRSSPARSVFDDFLAPSSAEELALRGSEGHVPPEPGHREQTEVYPDSGDWDLLLAAVGTALLGGGVLLLLIMKLQKQHEVQQQQLEKQIQLLQQQRQEMLLPHRSSGEGILAAPEQPVGSRGSAPGQEPGSGPAAPTELVNGTVSMKPAVSAEAEPDMVVVGKVSFNPKDVLGHGAGGTFVFRGQFEGRNVAVKRLLPECFHLVDREVRLLQESDEHPHVVRYFCTEKDRQFHYIAIELCSATLQEYVESPSFDRHSLDPVSVLHQTTSGLAHLHSLNIVHRDLKPCNILISVPNSRGQIRAVISDFGLCKKLQGGRHSFSLRSGIPGTEGWIAPEVLQEAPKENPTCAVDIFSAGCVFYYVVSGGQHPFGDSLRRQANILAGACQLPCLEEDVHGVHQALHCSVGYEFLPHISPTHPHCTVQDVSDRVEKEPAEGALVAALEAGSRAVVRTNWRMHISLPLQMDLRKFRTYKGSSVRDLLRAMRNKKHHYHELPAEVREALGSVPDGFVQYFTSRFPRLLLHTHSAMQLCAHERLFRPYYSPELGGTGR, encoded by the exons AtgggcggccccgccgcgctgctCCCCGCGCTGCTGCTGTTCCTCGCGCCGCTCCTCGCGCCGCCCGCACAG TGTCTCAAAGATAGCGCTGTGACTGTCCCAGAAACTCTGCTTTTCATATCCACGCTGGATGGAAACCTCCACGCAGTCAGTAAGAGCACTGGAGACGTCAGGTGGACCCTGAAGGACG ATCCCATTCTACAGGTGCCGGTCTACGTCGCAGA ACCAGCGTTTCTGCCAGACCCTAACGATGGCAGCCTATACATcctgggagggaagaaaaaagaaggcttGATG AAGCTGCCGTTCACCATCCCGGAGCTGGTCCAGTCGTCACCATGCCGCAGCTCGGACGGGGTGCTCTACACGG GGAAGAAGCAGGACACCTGGTTCATTGTGGACCCCAAGTCAGGGGAGAAGCAGACCACGCTCTCAACAGAGGCCTGGGATGGGGTGTGCCCCTCCAGCCCACTGCTCTACATCGGCCGCACCC AGTACGTCATCACCATGTATGACACCAAGACGAGGGAGCTGCGCTGGAACGCCACCTACTCTGACTACTCGGCACCGCTCTACGAGGAGTCCTACCCCTACA AAATGTCTCACTTTGCCTCCAGcggggatgggctggtggtgACGCTGGACAAGGAGAGCGGAGAggtgctgtgggcacagaaCTATGGCTCACCCGTGGTCGGCATCTACGTGTGGCACCAGGACAGCCTGCGGCGCATCCCCCACCTCAACCTGGCCATGGAGACGCTGCGCTACCTGACCTTCCACTCGCAGGACATCCACCTCGCCCGCTGGGGCCACCAGAGCATGAAGGACTTCACGGCCACCAAGACCCAGCTGCT GCCAGCGCTGTACGTGGGGAAGCACGCAGCCAGCTTCTATGCCCTGACCTCCCTGGTGCACGGCAGCGTGGCGCTGGTG CCGCAGGGCATCACACTGGCCAGGATCGATGGCCCCACCACAGATGACGTGACCATGAGAGAGTCGGGAGAGTGTGAGATCACCCCCAGCACCGATGTCAAGTACCCACAGGGCAGCATCACCGCACTGCACAACCAGTGGCTGCTGATAG GGCACCATGAGCTGCCTCCTGTGGTGCACACCACCATGCTCAGAGCCTTCCCTGAGAACCTGAGGAAGGCGACAGAAACCATCATTCCTCGCAGCTCTCCTGCCAGGAGTGTGTTTGATGAT TTCCTGGCCCCCAGCAGTGCGGAGGAGCTGGCTCTGCGGGGCAGCGAGGGGCACGTCCCACCTGAGCCTGGCCACAGGGAGCAAACAGAGGTGTACCCGGATTCTGGCGACTGggacctgctgctggctgctgtcgGCACAGCGCTGCTGGGTGGTGGggtcctgctgctcctcatCATG aagctgcagaagcagcacgaggtgcagcagcagcagctggagaaacAGATTCAGCTCTTGCAGCAGCAACGGCAGGAGATGCTGCTCCCACATCGCAGCTCCGGTGAGGGCATCCTTGCAGCACCCGAGCAGCCAGTGGGGAGCAGAGGAAGTGCACCTGGGCAGGAGCCAGGCTCTGGTCCTGCTGCCCCCACGGAGCTGGTGAATGGGACGGTGAGCATGAAGCCAGCAGTGTCTGCAG AAGCGGAGCCTGACATGGTTGTCGTTGGGAAAGTTTCCTTTAACCCCAAGGATGTGCTGGGCCACGGAGCGGGAGGGACCTTCGTCTTCAG GGGGCAGTTTGAAGGCCGGAACGTGGCTGTGAAGCGCCTTCTGCCTGAGTGCTTCCACCTCGTGGACCGGGAGGTGCGGCTGCTGCAGGAGTCAGACGAGCACCCCCACGTCGTGCGCTACTTCTGCACCGAGAAGGACAGGCAGTTCCACTACATCGCCATTGAGCTCTGCTCCGCCACGCTGCAGGAG TACGTGGAGAGCCCTAGCTTCGATCGGCACAGCCTGGACCCGGTGTCTGTCCTGCACCAGACCACGTCGGGGCTGGCACACTTACACTCGCTCAACATTG TTCATCGCGACCTGAAGCCCTGCAACATCCTCATCTCCGTCCCCAACAGCCGTGGACAGATCCGAGCCGTCATCTCTGACTTCGGGCTGTGCAAGAAGCTGCAGGGCGGGCGGCACAGCTTCAGTCTGCGCTCTGGCATCCCTGGCACCGAGGGCTGGATCGCACCcgaggtgctgcaggaggcaccGAAGGAGAACCCC ACCTGCGCCGTGGACATCTTCTCTGCCGGCTGCGTTTTCTACTACGTGGTGTCGGGAGGACAGCACCCCTTTGGGGACAGCCTGCGGCGCCAGGCCAACATCCTGGCAGGTGCCTGCCAGCTGCCCTGCCTGGAGGAGGATGTGCATG GTGTGCACCAGGCACTGCATTGCAGTGTGGGCTatgaatttcttcctcacatctCACCTACGCATCCCCACTGCACGGTGCAGGATGTCAGTGACCGCGTGGAGAAGGAGCCGGCCGAGGGGGCCCTGGTGGCAGCGTTGGAGGCAGGCAGCCGTGCCGTGGTGAGGACAAACTGGAGGATGCACATCTCCCTGCCGCTGCAGATGG ACCTGCGCAAGTTCCGCACCTACAAGGGCAGCTCAGTGCGTGACCTGCTGCGCGCCATGAGGAACAAG AAGCACCACTACCACGAGCTGCCCGCTGAGGTCCGTGAGGCGCTGGGCTCCGTCCCCGACGGCTTCGTGCAGTACTTCACCTCCCGCTTCCcccggctgctgctgcacacacacagcgcCATGCAGCTCTGCGCCCACGAGCGGCTCTTCCGCCCCTACtacagccctgagctggggggcacagggaggtgA
- the PLK1 gene encoding serine/threonine-protein kinase PLK1: protein MSAAGGKARPVAAVEPARAGGAAAAGGKEVPKVLLDPRTRRSYVRGRFLGKGGFARCYELTEAESREVYAGKVVPKSLLAKPHQKEKMSMEIAIHRSLAHRHVVGFQSFFEDGDFVYVVLELCRRRSLLELHKRRKALSEPEVRYYLRQIILGCQYLHSQRVIHRDLKLGNLFLSDDMEVKIGDFGLATKVEYDGERKKTLCGTPNYIAPEVLGKKGHSFEVDIWSIGCIMYTLLVGKPPFETSCLKETYIRIKKNEYTIPKHINPVAANLIQKMLRSDPATRPAINELLNDEFFTSGYIPSRLPTSCLTVAPRFSIAPSTLELNGRKPLTALNKGPESPALENLPEKEDAAGLREVGDTIECHLADMLQQLTAVNSAKPSERTAVRQEEAEDPACIPIFWVSKWVDYSDKYGLGYQLCDNSVGVLFNDSTRLIMYNDGDSLQYIEQNNTESYFTVRSCPSALNKKITLLKYFRNYMSEHLLKAGANITPREGDELARLPYLCTWFRTRSAIILHLSNGTVQINFFQDHTKVILCPLMAAVTYIDEKRDFRTYKLSLIEEHGCCKELASRLRYARTMVEKLLSSKSGSARVKSST, encoded by the exons ATGAGCGCGGCGGGCGGCAAAGCCCGGCCGGTGGCGGCGGTGGAGCCGGCAcgagcgggcggcgcggcggcggcggggggcaaGGAGGTGCCGAAGGTGCTGTTGGACCCGCGGACGCGGCGCAGTTACGTGCGGGGCCGCTTCCTGGGCAAGGGCGGCTTCGCGCGGTGCTACGAGCTGACCGAGGCCGAGAGCCGCGAGGTGTACGCGGGCAAAGTGGTGCCCAAATCGCTGCTGGCCAAGCCGCACCAGAAGGAGAAGATGTCCATGGAGATCGCCATCCACCGCAGCCTGGCGCACCGCCACGTCGTCGGCTTCCAGAGCTTCTTCGAGGACGGCGATTTCGTCTACgtggtgctggagctgtgccGCCGCCGG tcgctgctggagctgcacaaGCGGCGGAAGGCGCTGAGCGAGCCCGAGGTGCGCTACTACCTGCGGCAGATCATCCTGGGCTGCCAGTACCTGCACAGCCAGCGCGTCATCCACCGCGACCTCAAGCTGGGCAACCTCTTCCTCAGCGACGACATGGAGGTGAAGATCG GTGACTTTGGCCTGGCCACCAAAGTGGAGTATGATGGCGAGCGCAAGAAGACCCTGTGTGGGACCCCCAACTACATCGCCCCGGAGGTGCTGGGCAAGAAGGGGCACAGCTTTGAGGTGGATATATGGTCCATTGGCTGCATCAT GTATACTCTGCTGGTGGGGAAACCACCTTTTGAAACCTCTTGTCTCAAAGAAACATACATCCGAATCAAGAAGAATGAGTATACTATTCCCAAG CACATCAACCCCGTAGCTGCTAACCTCATTCAGAAGATGCTGAGATCTGACCCTGCCACACGCCCGGCTATCAACGAGTTGCTGAACGATGAGTTCTTCACATCAGGGTACATCCCCAGCCGCCTGCCCACCAGCTGTCTCACTGTTGCACCTCGGTTTTCAATCGCTCCCAGCACACTTGAACTGAACGGGCGAAAGCCACTGACAGCACTCAACAAAG GACCAGAAAGCCCTGCATTAGAAAACTTGCCTGAAAAGGAAGATGCAGCTGGGCTGCGGGAGGTGGGAGACACCATTGAGTGTCACTTAGCAGACATGTTACAGCAGCTGACTGCAGTCAACTCAGCCAAACCCTCTGAGAGAACAGCAGTGAGACAAG aagaagctgaagacCCAGCCTGTATTCCCATCTTCTGGGTTAGCAAATGGGTGGACTATTCGGATAAGTATGGTCTAG GTTATCAGCTGTGTGACAACAGTGTTGGAGTTCTCTTCAATGACTCCACTCGTCTTATCATGTACAATGATGGGGACAGCTTGCAGTACATTGAGCAAAACAACACCGAGTCCTATTTCACTGtgagatcctgtccctctgcctTGAACAAGAAG ATAACACTATTGAAATACTTCAGGAACTACATGAGTGAGCACTTGCTGAAGGCAGGTGCTAACATCACACCTCGGGAAGGAGACGAGCTGGCACGTTTACCCTACCTCTGCACGTGGTTCCGGACCCGCAGTGCCATCATCCTGCACCTCAGCAATGGCACTGTGCAGATCAACTTCTTCCAG GACCACACCAAAGTCATCTTGTGCCCTCTAATGGCTGCTGTCACATACATAGATGAGAAACGGGACTTCCGCACGTACAAGCTGAGCCTCATTGAGGAGCACGGATGCTGCAAGGAGCTGGCCAGCCGACTACGCTATGCTCGCACCATGGTGGAGAAGCTCCTCAGTTCGAAATCTGGCTCAGCCCGTGTGAAATCCTCCACTTAG